One region of Pagrus major chromosome 7, Pma_NU_1.0 genomic DNA includes:
- the birc5b gene encoding baculoviral IAP repeat-containing protein 5b, whose translation MASIDVLTTRFYSYDKMYLQESREQSFVDWPFREECNCTPEKMAKAGFVHCPSQNEPDVACCFFCLIELEGWEPDDDPWSEHMKRSPNCGFLTMKKDFTELTVAEFYLMEKERLKVFYRRVCHKKMACLRDDIDQTLEHLKSQLESI comes from the exons ATGGCCAGCATAGATGTGTTGACAACAAGGTTTTACTCGTATGATAAAATGTACCTTCAGGAGTCGCGTGAACAAAGCTTTGTGGACTGGCCATTTAGAGAGGAATGTAACTGCACACCAGAAAAG ATGGCTAAGGCTGGGTTTGTCCACTGCCCTAGTCAGAACGAGCCAGATGTTgcctgctgttttttctgtctgatcGAGCTGGAGGGCTGGGAGCCAGATGATGATCCCTG GTCTGAACATATGAAACGCTCCCCTAACTGTGGATTCCTAACCATGAAGAAAGACTTCACCGAGCTCACTGTGGCTGAATTTTATCTCATGGAAAAGGAAAGGCTGAAGGTCTTTTAT agaAGGGTTTGTCATAAGAAGATGGCATGTTTGCGGGATGACATAGACCAGACGCTTGAACACCTTAAATCTCAGTTGGAGTCTATTTGA
- the neurod4 gene encoding neurogenic differentiation factor 4: MMTKPFGKSGDMSELVSSLGWLEEEEDGSSQDGEQSPEMRGRLTLGSRIHSCTELGSEDMEEEEEEEEEEEEEEIGPNGENAPKRRGPKKKKMTKARQERFRARRVKANARERSRMHGLNDALESLRRVMPCYSKTQKLSKIETLRLARNYIWALSEVLESGQSPESHGFVEMLCKGLSQPTSNLVAGCLQLGPSPMMLNKQEDKCGGPGVGGMGVQAGHPLSYPSPGLPSPPYGSLEASHLLHMKGYKGPVYDNPSPNECSSGTPPYDGPLTPPLSISGNFALKQEPSPHDSERNYTPHPGHHAHYLSSHHYPTSTTGGLPGGPQGHPLFQASRYELPLDVAFDSFAPSHLITSQMGTL; this comes from the coding sequence ATGATGACCAAACCATTCGGAAAGAGCGGCGATATGAGTGAGCTGGTGAGCTCCCTTGgctggctggaggaggaggaggacggcaGCTCTCAGGATGGAGAGCAAAGCCCAGAGATGAGGGGGCGCCTGACCTTAGGGAGCCGAATCCACTCCTGCACAGAGCTGGGCAGTGAGGatatggaggaagaggaggaggaggaggaggaggaagaggaggaggagattgGACCAAATGGGGAAAACGCTCCCAAAAGGAGAGGccccaagaagaagaagatgaccAAAGCAAGACAGGAGAGGTTTCGTGCCAGGCGAGTCAAGGCCAACGCCAGAGAACGTTCACGCATGCACGGGCTGAATGATGCCCTGGAAAGTCTTCGCAGAGTGATGCCCTGCTACTCCAAGACACAGAAGCTGTCGAAGATTGAGACTCTAAGGCTGGCCCGCAACTACATCTGGGCTCTGTCGGAGGTGCTTGAGAGTGGCCAGTCCCCAGAGAGCCATGGCTTTGTGGAGATGCTGTGTAAAGGTCTGTCTCAGCCCACCAGTAACCTTGTGGCCGGCTGCTTGCAGCTGGGACCCAGTCCGATGATGCTCAACAAGCAGGAGGACAAGTGTGGAGGCCCGGGGGTCGGTGGTATGGGGGTTCAGGCTGGCCATCCCCTCAGCTACCCATCTCCAGGCCTTCCCAGCCCTCCCTATGGCTCCCTGGAGGCATCCCACCTCCTCCATATGAAGGGATACAAGGGGCCGGTGTATGACAACCCCTCCCCTAACGAGTGCAGCAGCGGCACCCCACCATATGACGGCCCCCTCACTCCCCCTCTGAGCATCAGTGGCAACTTTGCCCTGAAGCAAGAGCCTTCTCCCCATGACTCAGAGAGGAATTACACACCCCACCCCGGCCACCATGCCCACTACCTCTCGTCCCACCATTACCCCACTTCCACGACTGGCGGCCTACCAGGGGGGCCTCAGGGCCACCCACTGTTTCAGGCTTCACGCTATGAGCTGCCCCTGGATGTGGCCTTTGACTCCTTCGCTCCCTCTCACCTGATCACCTCTCAGATGGGCACCCTCTGA